Proteins encoded by one window of Cotesia glomerata isolate CgM1 unplaced genomic scaffold, MPM_Cglom_v2.3 scaffold_26, whole genome shotgun sequence:
- the LOC123274210 gene encoding 26S proteasome non-ATPase regulatory subunit 11, which produces MAGAMLFERAQAACLTNRSEGISLLNEIVSNPNVGVAEDDEESIRIKEQGILQLGELYKKEGNARDLAELIRATRPFLSFISKAKAAKLVRSLVDFFLDLEAGIGIEVQLCKECIEWAKTEKRTFLRQSLEARLIALYFDTGMYTEALQLSSALLKELKKLDDKQLLVEVQLLESKTYHALSNLAKARAALTSARTTANAIYCPPKMQAALDLQSGILHAADERDFKTAYSYFYEAFEGYDSVDSPKALTTLKYMLLSKIMLRTPDDVQAIMSGKLAVKYAGRDLDAMKAVAEASHKRSLADFQKAVKEYRQELEDDPIVRAHLGSLYDTMLEQNLCRLVEPYSRVQVAHIASCITLPIAQVEKKLSQMILDKKLLGVLDQGEGVLIVFEDAPRDKTYEIALDTIHSMGKVVDTLYQKAKKLT; this is translated from the exons ATGGCCGGTGCAATGTTGTTTGAGCGTGCTCAAGCCGCCTGTTTGACAAATCGCAGCGAAGGAATATCCTTGCTCAACGAGATTGTATCCAATCCTAATGTTGGAGTGGCCGAAGATGACGAAGAGAGCATCCGCATCAAAGAGCAGGGCATCCTGCAGCTTGGTGAGCTTTACAAAAAAGAGGGTAATGCTAGGGATCTCGCTGAGCTCATAAGAGCAACAAGACCTTTTCTCAGTTTTATCAGCAAGGCCAAAGCTGCTAAACTGGTGAGATCCTTGGTTGACTTTTTCTTAGACTTGGAGGCTGGTATAGGAATCGAG gtacAACTTTGCAAAGAATGTATAGAGTGGGCAAAAACAGAGAAGAGAACGTTCCTCCGACAGTCTCTGGAGGCGAGGTTGATAGCTCTTTATTTCGACACGGGGATGTACACCGAGGCATTACAACTGAGTTCAGCTTTGTTAAAGGAGCTGAAGAAACTCGATGACAAGCAATTGCTGGTTGAAGTACAGTTGCTTGAGAGTAAAACCTACCATGCTCTGAGTAATTTAGCTAAAGCTAGAGCAGCTCTGACCAGTGCAAGAACTACTGCGAATGCTATTTATTGTCCACCTAAAATGCAAGCTGCTCTAGATTTACAATCTGGAATTTTACATGCTGCCGATGAACGAGATTTCAAGACTGCCTATTCTTATTTCTATGAGGCATTTGAagg GTATGACAGCGTTGACAGTCCCAAAGCCCTTACAACTTTAAAGTACATGTTGCTGTCAAAAATAATGCTACGTACACCTGACGATGTCCAAGCTATAATGTCAGGAAAGTTAGCTGTTAAATATGCTGGCCGCGATTTAGATGCTATGAAAGCTGTAGCTGAAGCCAGTCACAAGCGTTCACTTGCCGATTTTCAAAAAGCTGTAAAAGAATATCGCCAAGAGTTGGAGGATGATCCCATTGTTCGTGCTCATCTTGGTTCTCTTTATGATACTATGCTTGAACAAAATCTTTGCCGATTAGTTGAGCCCTATTCGCGTGTTCag GTTGCTCACATAGCGTCATGTATAACATTGCCAATTGCTCAAGTAGAAAAGAAACTGTCTCAAATGATTCTGGATAAGAAATTGCTTGGAGTATTGGATCAAGGTGAAGGAGTGTTAATTGTATTTGAAGACGCACCACGTGATAAAACTTACGAAATAGCTCTTGATACGATACATAGCATGGGAAAAGTTGTGGATACACTTTATCAGAAAGCAAAGAAACTTACATAG
- the LOC123274206 gene encoding pre-mRNA-processing factor 6 isoform X2 — MDEKRKEYREKRLREELERYRQERPKIQQQFSDLKRELINVSEDEWKNVPEVGDARNRKQRNPRAEKFTPLPDSVLARNLGGESATSIDPSSGLASMMPGVATPGMLTPTGDLDLRKIGQARNTLMNVKLNQVSDSVEGQTVVDPKGYLTDLQSMIPSYGGDINDIKKARLLLKSIRETNPNHPPAWIASARLEEVTGKVQAARNLIMKGCEINPTSEDLWLEAARLQPPDTAKAVIAQSVRHIPTSVRIWIKAADLETETKAKRKVYRKALENIPNSVRLWKAAVELEEPEDARILLSRAVECCPTSVDLWLALARLETYENARKVLNKARENIPTDRQIWTTAAKLEEANGHIQMVDKIIQRAIESLRANGVEINRDHWFKEAIEAEKSGAIHCCQVIIQYVIDCNVEEEDRKHTWMEDAEMCAQQGALACARAVYSHAISHFKSKKSIWLRAAHFERNYGTRETLEDLLQRAVKHCPQNEMLWLMGAKSKWMANDVASAREILSLAFQANPNSEQIWLAAVKLESENAEYERARHILGKARAQCSTRKVVMKSAKLEWCLNNLDKALQLLNEGLKEFDDFPKLWLMKGQIEEQLGQLDKALETYNLAIKKCPQSVPLWRLLADLERRKNHITKARSVLEKARLKNPKNPELWLEAVRNEMKSGGIRDMAYTLMAKALQECPNSGLLWAEAIFMEPRPQRKTKSVDALKKCEHDPHVLLAVSKLFWCEHKLTKCREWFNRTVKIEPKLGDAWAYFYKFEMANGTPEQLEDVKKRAIAAEPSHGENWCKVSKDIKNWCLSIEQILVIVAKDLPTPI, encoded by the exons ATGGACGAGAAACGTAAAGAATATCGTGAAAAACGACTGAGAGAAGAGTTGGAACGTTACCGTCAAGAACGTCCTAAAATCCAGCAGCAGTTTTCAGATTTAAAACGAGAATTGATAAATGTCTCTGAGGATGAATGGAAAAATGTACCAGAAGTTGGAGATGCAAGAAATAGGAAACAGAGGAATCCAAGAGCTGAAAAGTTCACACCTTTGCCAGATTCGGTATTGGCGCGAAATTTAGGTGGAGAGTCTGCGACTAGTATTGATCCATCAAGTGGTCTGGCTTCGATGATGCCGGGTGTGGCGACGCCAGGGATGTTGACACCTACCGGAGATCTAGATCTTCGAAAAATTGGTCAAGCGAGAAATACATTGATGAATGTTAAATTGAATCAAGTGTCAGATTCCGTGGAAGGACAAACAGTGGTAGATCCAAAGGGATATTTAACAGATTTACAGAGCATGATTCCTAGTTATGGTGGAGATATAAATGATATCAAGAAAGCTAGACTTCTTCTTAAATCTATTCGTGAAACAAATCCTAATCATCCACCCGCTTGGATCGCGTCAGCTCGTCTCGAAGAAGTTACAGGTAAAGTTCAAGCAGCTcgtaatttaataatgaaaggCTGTGAAATAAATCCAACATCCGAAGACTTGTGGCTGGAAGCAGCTCGTCTTCAACCACCAGACACAGCCAAAGCTGTAATAGCGCAGTCGGTTAGACATATTCCCACGTCTGTAAGAATTTGGATTAAAGCTGCGGATCTTGAAACAGAAACCAAGGCCAAGAGAAAAGTTTACAGAAAAGCTTTAGAAAATATACCTAATTCTGTGAGACTTTGGAAGGCTGCGGTGGAACTTGAAGAACCTGAAGATGCACGTATTTTACTGAGTCGAGCTGTCGAATGTTGTCCGACTAGCGTAGATCTTTGGCTGGCTCTGGCACGTCTTGAGACTTACGAAAATGCCCGTAAAGTACTAAACAAAGCTAGAGAAAATATTCCAACTGATAGACAGATTTGGACGACAGCCGCTAAACTAGAAGAAGCCAATGGCCACATTCAAATGGTTGACAAAATTATTCAACGTGCTATCGAGTCACTGAGAGCTAATGGCGTGGAAATAAATCGCGATCACTGGTTCAAAGAAGCTATAGAAGCCGAAAAATCTGGAGCAATACACTGCTGTCAGGTTATTATTCAGTATGTAATTGATTGCAACGTCGAAGAGGAAGATAGAAAGCATACTTGGATGGAGGATGCTGAGATGTGTGCTCAACAGGGTGCATTGGCGTGTGCAAGAGCTGTTTATTCTCACGCAATTAGTCACTTCAAGTCTAAGAAATCTATTTGGCTGAGAGCTGCTCACTTTGAAAGAAATTACGGTACAAGAGAGACACTGGAAGATTTATTGCAACGAGCGGTTAAACATTGTCCGCAAAATGAAATGCTGTGGCTGATGGGTGCTAAGTCAAAATGGATGGCCAACGATGTGGCATCCGCCAGAGAGATTCTGTCTTTAGCTTTCCAGGCCAATCCTAATTCCGAGCAAATTTGGTTGGCTGCTGTTAAGCTTGAATCAGAAAACGCTGAATACGAGAGAGCGCGACATATTCTTGGAAAAGCTCGTGCTCAATGTTCTACTCGTAAGGTTGTTATGAAGAGCGCCAAGTTAGAATGGTGTCTTAATAATTTGGATAAAGCGCTTCAGCTTTTAAACGAAGGTCTAAAAGAATTTGATGATTTCCCCAAATTATGGTTGATGAAAGGACAAATTGAAGAGCAGCTTGGTCAGTTGGACAAAGCTCTGGAAACTTACAATCTTGCTATCAAAAAATGTCCTCAGTCAGTTCCACTTTGGAGACTATTGGCTGACTTGGAGCGTCGCAAGAATCATATCACCAAGGCGAGATCTGTTTTGGAGAAGGCACGTTTGAAGAATCCAAAGAATCCTGAGTTATGGTTAGAGGCTGTTAGAAATGAAATGAAGTCAGGTGGTATCAGAGATATGGCTTACACTTTAATGGCTAAAGCTTTACAAGAATGTCCTAATTCTGGATTATTATGGGCAGAAGCAATCTTTATGGAACCAAGACCTCAAAGGAAGACCAAGAGTGTGGATGCTTTGAAGAAATGTGAACATGATCCTCATGTTCTTCTTGCAGTTTCAAA ACTCTTCTGGTGTGAACATAAACTGACTAAATGTCGCGAGTGGTTCAATAGGACAGTAAAAATTGAACCGAAGTTAGGAGATGCATGGgcatatttttacaaatttgaaATGGCAAATGGAACACCCGAGCAGCTAGAAGATGTGAAGAAACGAGCTATTGCTGCAGAACCAAGTCACGGAGAAAATTGGTGTAAAGTCTcgaaagatataaaaaattggtgTCTGAGTATTGAGCAAATTTTAGTAATTGTCGCTAAAGATTTACCAACGCCTATctaa
- the LOC123274206 gene encoding pre-mRNA-processing factor 6 isoform X1, with translation MAVPSASLSTRNKKHFLGVPAPLGYVAGVGRGATGFTTRSDIGPARDANDVSDDRHAPPTKRAKKKEEEEEDEEDLNDSNYDEFSGYGGSLFSKDPYDKDDEEADAIYEAIDKRMDEKRKEYREKRLREELERYRQERPKIQQQFSDLKRELINVSEDEWKNVPEVGDARNRKQRNPRAEKFTPLPDSVLARNLGGESATSIDPSSGLASMMPGVATPGMLTPTGDLDLRKIGQARNTLMNVKLNQVSDSVEGQTVVDPKGYLTDLQSMIPSYGGDINDIKKARLLLKSIRETNPNHPPAWIASARLEEVTGKVQAARNLIMKGCEINPTSEDLWLEAARLQPPDTAKAVIAQSVRHIPTSVRIWIKAADLETETKAKRKVYRKALENIPNSVRLWKAAVELEEPEDARILLSRAVECCPTSVDLWLALARLETYENARKVLNKARENIPTDRQIWTTAAKLEEANGHIQMVDKIIQRAIESLRANGVEINRDHWFKEAIEAEKSGAIHCCQVIIQYVIDCNVEEEDRKHTWMEDAEMCAQQGALACARAVYSHAISHFKSKKSIWLRAAHFERNYGTRETLEDLLQRAVKHCPQNEMLWLMGAKSKWMANDVASAREILSLAFQANPNSEQIWLAAVKLESENAEYERARHILGKARAQCSTRKVVMKSAKLEWCLNNLDKALQLLNEGLKEFDDFPKLWLMKGQIEEQLGQLDKALETYNLAIKKCPQSVPLWRLLADLERRKNHITKARSVLEKARLKNPKNPELWLEAVRNEMKSGGIRDMAYTLMAKALQECPNSGLLWAEAIFMEPRPQRKTKSVDALKKCEHDPHVLLAVSKLFWCEHKLTKCREWFNRTVKIEPKLGDAWAYFYKFEMANGTPEQLEDVKKRAIAAEPSHGENWCKVSKDIKNWCLSIEQILVIVAKDLPTPI, from the exons ATGGCTGTACCGTCTGCTTCGTTGTCAACgcgaaataaaaaacattttctcgGTGTACCAGCACCATTAGGATATGTCGCTGGTGTTGGGAGAGG AGCTACTGGATTTACTACACGATCGGATATTGGACCTGCTCGTGATGCCAATGATGTTTC agATGATCGACACGCTCCTCCAACAAAACGAGCTAaaaagaaagaagaagaggaagAGGATGAAGAGGATCTCAATGATTCAAATTATGACGAGTTTTCTGGATATGGTGGATCACTTTTCAGTAAA gATCCATATGACAAAGATGACGAAGAAGCTGATGCTATATATGAAGCTATCGACAAGCGAATGGACGAGAAACGTAAAGAATATCGTGAAAAACGACTGAGAGAAGAGTTGGAACGTTACCGTCAAGAACGTCCTAAAATCCAGCAGCAGTTTTCAGATTTAAAACGAGAATTGATAAATGTCTCTGAGGATGAATGGAAAAATGTACCAGAAGTTGGAGATGCAAGAAATAGGAAACAGAGGAATCCAAGAGCTGAAAAGTTCACACCTTTGCCAGATTCGGTATTGGCGCGAAATTTAGGTGGAGAGTCTGCGACTAGTATTGATCCATCAAGTGGTCTGGCTTCGATGATGCCGGGTGTGGCGACGCCAGGGATGTTGACACCTACCGGAGATCTAGATCTTCGAAAAATTGGTCAAGCGAGAAATACATTGATGAATGTTAAATTGAATCAAGTGTCAGATTCCGTGGAAGGACAAACAGTGGTAGATCCAAAGGGATATTTAACAGATTTACAGAGCATGATTCCTAGTTATGGTGGAGATATAAATGATATCAAGAAAGCTAGACTTCTTCTTAAATCTATTCGTGAAACAAATCCTAATCATCCACCCGCTTGGATCGCGTCAGCTCGTCTCGAAGAAGTTACAGGTAAAGTTCAAGCAGCTcgtaatttaataatgaaaggCTGTGAAATAAATCCAACATCCGAAGACTTGTGGCTGGAAGCAGCTCGTCTTCAACCACCAGACACAGCCAAAGCTGTAATAGCGCAGTCGGTTAGACATATTCCCACGTCTGTAAGAATTTGGATTAAAGCTGCGGATCTTGAAACAGAAACCAAGGCCAAGAGAAAAGTTTACAGAAAAGCTTTAGAAAATATACCTAATTCTGTGAGACTTTGGAAGGCTGCGGTGGAACTTGAAGAACCTGAAGATGCACGTATTTTACTGAGTCGAGCTGTCGAATGTTGTCCGACTAGCGTAGATCTTTGGCTGGCTCTGGCACGTCTTGAGACTTACGAAAATGCCCGTAAAGTACTAAACAAAGCTAGAGAAAATATTCCAACTGATAGACAGATTTGGACGACAGCCGCTAAACTAGAAGAAGCCAATGGCCACATTCAAATGGTTGACAAAATTATTCAACGTGCTATCGAGTCACTGAGAGCTAATGGCGTGGAAATAAATCGCGATCACTGGTTCAAAGAAGCTATAGAAGCCGAAAAATCTGGAGCAATACACTGCTGTCAGGTTATTATTCAGTATGTAATTGATTGCAACGTCGAAGAGGAAGATAGAAAGCATACTTGGATGGAGGATGCTGAGATGTGTGCTCAACAGGGTGCATTGGCGTGTGCAAGAGCTGTTTATTCTCACGCAATTAGTCACTTCAAGTCTAAGAAATCTATTTGGCTGAGAGCTGCTCACTTTGAAAGAAATTACGGTACAAGAGAGACACTGGAAGATTTATTGCAACGAGCGGTTAAACATTGTCCGCAAAATGAAATGCTGTGGCTGATGGGTGCTAAGTCAAAATGGATGGCCAACGATGTGGCATCCGCCAGAGAGATTCTGTCTTTAGCTTTCCAGGCCAATCCTAATTCCGAGCAAATTTGGTTGGCTGCTGTTAAGCTTGAATCAGAAAACGCTGAATACGAGAGAGCGCGACATATTCTTGGAAAAGCTCGTGCTCAATGTTCTACTCGTAAGGTTGTTATGAAGAGCGCCAAGTTAGAATGGTGTCTTAATAATTTGGATAAAGCGCTTCAGCTTTTAAACGAAGGTCTAAAAGAATTTGATGATTTCCCCAAATTATGGTTGATGAAAGGACAAATTGAAGAGCAGCTTGGTCAGTTGGACAAAGCTCTGGAAACTTACAATCTTGCTATCAAAAAATGTCCTCAGTCAGTTCCACTTTGGAGACTATTGGCTGACTTGGAGCGTCGCAAGAATCATATCACCAAGGCGAGATCTGTTTTGGAGAAGGCACGTTTGAAGAATCCAAAGAATCCTGAGTTATGGTTAGAGGCTGTTAGAAATGAAATGAAGTCAGGTGGTATCAGAGATATGGCTTACACTTTAATGGCTAAAGCTTTACAAGAATGTCCTAATTCTGGATTATTATGGGCAGAAGCAATCTTTATGGAACCAAGACCTCAAAGGAAGACCAAGAGTGTGGATGCTTTGAAGAAATGTGAACATGATCCTCATGTTCTTCTTGCAGTTTCAAA ACTCTTCTGGTGTGAACATAAACTGACTAAATGTCGCGAGTGGTTCAATAGGACAGTAAAAATTGAACCGAAGTTAGGAGATGCATGGgcatatttttacaaatttgaaATGGCAAATGGAACACCCGAGCAGCTAGAAGATGTGAAGAAACGAGCTATTGCTGCAGAACCAAGTCACGGAGAAAATTGGTGTAAAGTCTcgaaagatataaaaaattggtgTCTGAGTATTGAGCAAATTTTAGTAATTGTCGCTAAAGATTTACCAACGCCTATctaa
- the LOC123274208 gene encoding uncharacterized protein LOC123274208 isoform X3 produces MIRLMSFFIFLTLVIYESGSVAVLSEKNTLEPIKPSPVDETSNDESPEKFVLPLAEGSSDSKVNKRDKASKDDKFIDDDRKDKRNHGRFSEREKSPLLNCCGSRIETLGRPESTLQPTTRASDINRYPDRYGNRPDDRYNNWQSVRPSSSTNSGVYGNSGNQPDRRFGYRPSYHDSEYGRPGNKPSYNYGYGYGGYGDSGSFASQGFDLSHRPGGIFFTGSNRHPGYGIHGVLEGQDEFPAEGSAMKPNIQTQKAVALKALAGVALIGAAAALAANPALIPVGVLAAGRKRRSIEPDQSFNLLQFPEQFIRDHIPGVYEDDEAANRFWESPQCVARLTCEVQNEYLKAISKNPNLRKDVQHRLKELIDSQILSVDYVNQSMKMLTKIARNATPTNGKCEIFACNFFT; encoded by the exons atgattcgCTTAATGagctttttcatttttttaacactcGTAATTTACGAGTCTGGTTCAGTTGCAGTGTTATCGGAAAAAAATACACTGGAGCCGATTAAACCATCGCCAGTTGATGAGACTTCAAACGATGAATCTCCGGAAAAGTTTGTTTTACCTCTAGCGGAAGGATCCAGTGATAGCAAAGTAAACAAACGTGATAAAGCTTCAAaagatgataaatttatagatgATGATAGAAAGGATAAGAGGAATCATGGAAGATTTAGTGAGAGAGAAAAGTCCCCTCt cctcaaTTGTTGTGGGAGCAGAATCGAGACTCTTGGGCGACCTGAGTCGACGTTACAACCTACAACTAGAGCGTCAGATATTAATCGCTATCCAGATCGATATGGAAATCGACCGGATGATAGATACAATAACTGGCAGTCTGTCAGACCGAGTAGTTCTACCAACAGTGGAGTTTATGGAAACTCTGGTAATCAACCCGACAG aaggTTTGGATACCGTCCATCATATCATGATTCCGAGTACGGAAGACCCGGAAATAAACCCAGTTATAATTACGGTTACGGTTACGGAGGATACGGCGACAGTGGTTCTTTCGCAAGTCAAGGATTCGACTTAAGTCATCGCCCAGGTGGAATTTTCTTTACAGGTAGCAACAGACATCCAGGTTATGGAATCCATGGAGTTTTAGAAGGACAAGATGAATTTCCTGCTGAAGGGAGTGCAATGAAACCCAATATTCAAACTCAAAAG gcTGTAGCTTTGAAAGCGTTGGCAGGAGTTGCGTTAATTGGCGCGGCAGCAGCACTGGCTGCCAATCCAGCTCTCATTCCTGTTGGAGTTCTCGCTGCGGGACGAAAACGGCGCTCCATTGAACCTGACCAATCGTTCAATCTTTTACAATTCCCAGAGCAATTTATTCGTGACCATATACCCGGAGTGTATGAAGACGACGAAGCAGCTAACAGATTCTGGGAGTCACCGCAGTGTGTTGCTCGACTTACCTGCGAAGTTCAGAATGAATATCTAAAGGCGATTTCGAAGAATCCGAATCTACGCAAGGATGTTCAACATCGGCTAAAAGAATT AATTGACAGTCAGATTCTCAGTGTCGATTACGTTAACCAAAGTATGAAGATGCTGACCAAAATAGCACGCAACGCAACTCCCACAAACGGAAAATGTGAGATATTTGCTTGTAATTTCTTTACATAA
- the LOC123274208 gene encoding uncharacterized protein LOC123274208 isoform X4, with translation MYWYVLYNFAVLSEKNTLEPIKPSPVDETSNDESPEKFVLPLAEGSSDSKVNKRDKASKDDKFIDDDRKDKRNHGRFSEREKSPLLNCCGSRIETLGRPESTLQPTTRASDINRYPDRYGNRPDDRYNNWQSVRPSSSTNSGVYGNSGNQPDRRFGYRPSYHDSEYGRPGNKPSYNYGYGYGGYGDSGSFASQGFDLSHRPGGIFFTGSNRHPGYGIHGVLEGQDEFPAEGSAMKPNIQTQKAVALKALAGVALIGAAAALAANPALIPVGVLAAGRKRRSIEPDQSFNLLQFPEQFIRDHIPGVYEDDEAANRFWESPQCVARLTCEVQNEYLKAISKNPNLRKDVQHRLKELIDSQILSVDYVNQSMKMLTKIARNATPTNGKCEIFACNFFT, from the exons TTGCAGTGTTATCGGAAAAAAATACACTGGAGCCGATTAAACCATCGCCAGTTGATGAGACTTCAAACGATGAATCTCCGGAAAAGTTTGTTTTACCTCTAGCGGAAGGATCCAGTGATAGCAAAGTAAACAAACGTGATAAAGCTTCAAaagatgataaatttatagatgATGATAGAAAGGATAAGAGGAATCATGGAAGATTTAGTGAGAGAGAAAAGTCCCCTCt cctcaaTTGTTGTGGGAGCAGAATCGAGACTCTTGGGCGACCTGAGTCGACGTTACAACCTACAACTAGAGCGTCAGATATTAATCGCTATCCAGATCGATATGGAAATCGACCGGATGATAGATACAATAACTGGCAGTCTGTCAGACCGAGTAGTTCTACCAACAGTGGAGTTTATGGAAACTCTGGTAATCAACCCGACAG aaggTTTGGATACCGTCCATCATATCATGATTCCGAGTACGGAAGACCCGGAAATAAACCCAGTTATAATTACGGTTACGGTTACGGAGGATACGGCGACAGTGGTTCTTTCGCAAGTCAAGGATTCGACTTAAGTCATCGCCCAGGTGGAATTTTCTTTACAGGTAGCAACAGACATCCAGGTTATGGAATCCATGGAGTTTTAGAAGGACAAGATGAATTTCCTGCTGAAGGGAGTGCAATGAAACCCAATATTCAAACTCAAAAG gcTGTAGCTTTGAAAGCGTTGGCAGGAGTTGCGTTAATTGGCGCGGCAGCAGCACTGGCTGCCAATCCAGCTCTCATTCCTGTTGGAGTTCTCGCTGCGGGACGAAAACGGCGCTCCATTGAACCTGACCAATCGTTCAATCTTTTACAATTCCCAGAGCAATTTATTCGTGACCATATACCCGGAGTGTATGAAGACGACGAAGCAGCTAACAGATTCTGGGAGTCACCGCAGTGTGTTGCTCGACTTACCTGCGAAGTTCAGAATGAATATCTAAAGGCGATTTCGAAGAATCCGAATCTACGCAAGGATGTTCAACATCGGCTAAAAGAATT AATTGACAGTCAGATTCTCAGTGTCGATTACGTTAACCAAAGTATGAAGATGCTGACCAAAATAGCACGCAACGCAACTCCCACAAACGGAAAATGTGAGATATTTGCTTGTAATTTCTTTACATAA